A portion of the Rhodothermales bacterium genome contains these proteins:
- a CDS encoding alpha/beta hydrolase has protein sequence MLYYKKHESDPSRDWVVFVHGAGGSSSIWYKQIRAYKAHFNVLLLDLRGHGKSQDHIDQRHPGTYSFEEISREIIEVLDHLAIKKAHFIGISLGSLIIRVLAELAPGRIQSAVLGGAIVRLDIRSRFLVGLGNLFKRVMPYLWLYSLFAWIIMPRKRHRESRLLFIGEARKVCQKEFLRWFRLTYELNPLLRFYRERELPAPTLYLMGEEDHLFLPPVRALVARHRNSVLQIIADSGHVCNVDQPDAFNEISIAFLKSVGCRPALA, from the coding sequence ATGCTCTACTATAAAAAACACGAATCCGATCCGAGCCGCGACTGGGTGGTGTTCGTCCACGGCGCCGGCGGGAGCTCGTCCATCTGGTACAAGCAGATCCGGGCGTATAAAGCCCATTTTAACGTCCTTCTGCTGGATCTGCGCGGCCACGGGAAGTCGCAGGACCACATCGATCAGCGCCATCCCGGCACCTATTCGTTCGAGGAGATCAGTCGGGAGATCATCGAAGTGCTCGATCATCTGGCCATCAAAAAAGCCCATTTTATAGGCATTTCGCTCGGCTCGCTCATCATCCGTGTGTTGGCGGAACTCGCCCCAGGCCGCATCCAGTCCGCCGTGCTCGGCGGGGCGATCGTCCGGCTCGACATCCGATCCCGCTTCCTCGTCGGCCTGGGCAATCTGTTCAAACGGGTGATGCCATACCTCTGGCTCTACAGCCTGTTCGCCTGGATCATCATGCCCCGCAAACGGCACCGCGAGTCCCGCCTGCTGTTCATCGGCGAGGCGCGGAAGGTCTGCCAGAAAGAATTCCTCCGCTGGTTCCGGCTCACGTACGAACTAAACCCGTTATTGAGATTCTATCGGGAGCGCGAGCTGCCGGCGCCGACGCTCTACCTGATGGGGGAGGAGGATCACCTCTTCCTCCCGCCGGTCCGCGCGCTCGTGGCGCGCCACCGGAACAGCGTGTTGCAGATTATCGCGGACTCGGGGCATGTCTGCAATGTAGACCAGCCGGATGCGTTCAACGAGATCTCCATCGCCTTTCTGAAGTCCGTAGGCTGTCGGCCGGCGCTGGCTTGA
- a CDS encoding GNAT family protein: MSQVIDLERHLSGAHVRLEPLHPDHLDALCAVGLDPDLWRWIPIQVHTRDDMAAYILAALAGRDRGDMVPFVIIDPQTRQVVGSTRYMNMDLANRRVEIGSTWVAGPWQRTAVNTEAKLLLLRHAFEELGCVRVELKTDALNERSRRAILRLGAKEEGTLRKHMVTASGRIRDTVYFSILDTEWEAVRAGLEAKLTPP; this comes from the coding sequence ATGTCGCAAGTGATCGACCTTGAACGTCACCTCTCTGGCGCCCACGTCCGCCTCGAACCGCTCCACCCGGACCACCTGGATGCGTTGTGCGCCGTCGGGCTCGACCCCGATCTCTGGCGCTGGATCCCTATTCAGGTCCACACCCGCGACGACATGGCCGCGTATATCCTCGCCGCCCTCGCCGGCCGAGATCGGGGCGACATGGTTCCATTTGTCATCATCGACCCGCAAACCCGGCAGGTGGTGGGAAGTACGCGGTACATGAACATGGACCTTGCGAACCGGCGCGTCGAGATCGGATCGACGTGGGTGGCGGGGCCGTGGCAACGAACGGCGGTCAACACCGAGGCGAAGCTCCTGCTGCTCCGCCATGCCTTCGAGGAGCTGGGCTGCGTCCGCGTAGAACTCAAGACCGACGCCTTAAACGAGCGATCCCGACGCGCCATCTTGCGGCTGGGGGCGAAGGAAGAAGGAACGCTCCGGAAGCACATGGTCACGGCTTCCGGGCGGATTCGCGACACCGTCTACTTCAGCATTCTCGATACCGAATGGGAGGCTGTTCGCGCCGGCCTGGAAGCGAAGCTGACACCCCCCTGA
- a CDS encoding insulinase family protein: MNVDRLSGLLFLVLFVAAGCASTDPTPSATTVTASPPVSVASASPLADALPLDPAVRVGQLPNGLRYFIRHNEEPRNRMEMRLAIDAGSLLEADDQRGLAHFLEHMLFNGTRRFEKSALVDFLERTGMQFGADVNAYTSFDETVYELTIPADSAEIVARSFDVLEDWAAYATLDAEEIDKERGVVVEEWRRSTQNAGGRIREKTLPVLLHESRYATRLPIGDTTTIRNAPREVIERFYRHWYRPDLMAVVIVGDIDVDAIEAEIQTHFAHLPNPADAPARATYPVPGHAEPLYAIVTDPEYPYTTVATYYKHNARSFETVADYRDRIVAGLFDSMLNKRLSEIAQQSAPPFVGASVSQGAMVRSSAFHSLGAQVQEDGILAGLEALLVEARRVREHGFTASELMRDKQETVRAYERAFNERENTQSARFANEYVAYFLESEPTPGIAYEYDLVRQLIPDITLADVNRRAAELISDSNRVMLVTMPEKAGLVPPSEADLAAVFAAAESTPITPWVDAVSEAPLMASLPTPGSIVERTGIDSLDVTALTLSNGIRIYHKPTDYKDDEVRFSATSPGGTSLVDDDAYFTASSAAMLVGQSGVGPFDPIELEKALSGKVVSVAPFISSYDEGLGGGAAPADLETMFQLIHLYFTASRVDSSALTSYQNRMRAYLPNRASTPQGVFQDSLVQALYAGHPRARVPTLDMVETLDLDAAHRFYQDRFADASDFIFTFVGNFDPDTLEALAQTYLGSLPAPRRGDAWRDVEPSIPNRLVDVSVSKGIADQSQALLIFHGPTDYTRESRHALRSMVDVFNILLREDLREARGGVYSVSAQSSIDEKPRPEYQISVSFTCDPARVDELVAAVFDQIESLKTLGSSPENLEKIKEQQRRSRETQKETNGFWTGILDFYSTHPDEDWLDVFRYEEMIEAIDAGDIQAAARQYFDESRYVRAVLYPEAAPVAPGSN; encoded by the coding sequence ATGAACGTCGACCGACTATCCGGCCTGCTCTTTTTGGTGCTCTTCGTAGCCGCCGGCTGCGCATCAACCGACCCGACCCCATCGGCCACGACGGTAACGGCTTCCCCACCCGTATCGGTCGCCAGCGCCTCCCCCTTAGCCGATGCACTCCCCCTGGATCCCGCCGTGCGGGTCGGCCAGCTGCCCAACGGGCTCAGGTACTTTATCCGCCACAACGAAGAACCCCGCAACCGGATGGAGATGCGGCTCGCCATCGACGCCGGCTCCCTCCTGGAGGCCGACGACCAGCGCGGACTGGCCCACTTCCTCGAACACATGCTCTTTAACGGAACCCGCCGCTTCGAAAAAAGCGCGCTGGTGGACTTCCTCGAGCGCACCGGCATGCAATTCGGGGCCGACGTCAACGCCTACACATCGTTCGACGAAACCGTCTACGAACTCACCATCCCGGCCGACAGCGCCGAAATCGTCGCCCGATCCTTCGATGTACTGGAGGACTGGGCGGCCTACGCCACCCTCGACGCCGAGGAGATCGATAAAGAGCGCGGCGTGGTCGTCGAAGAATGGCGTCGCAGCACTCAGAACGCCGGCGGGCGGATTCGCGAAAAGACCCTCCCGGTGCTCCTGCACGAGTCCCGCTACGCGACCCGCCTCCCCATCGGCGACACCACGACGATCCGGAACGCCCCTCGCGAGGTCATAGAGCGCTTCTACCGGCACTGGTACCGGCCCGATCTCATGGCTGTCGTGATCGTCGGCGATATCGACGTTGACGCCATCGAGGCGGAAATCCAAACCCACTTCGCCCATCTCCCCAATCCCGCCGACGCCCCGGCGCGAGCCACCTACCCGGTGCCGGGCCATGCCGAACCGCTCTACGCCATCGTCACGGACCCCGAGTATCCGTACACGACGGTAGCGACCTACTACAAGCATAACGCCCGCTCGTTCGAGACCGTGGCCGACTACCGGGACCGAATCGTCGCGGGCCTGTTCGACAGCATGCTCAACAAGCGGCTCAGCGAGATCGCCCAGCAGTCGGCCCCCCCGTTTGTCGGCGCGAGCGTTTCGCAGGGCGCTATGGTGCGTTCGTCGGCCTTCCACAGCCTGGGCGCCCAGGTGCAGGAGGACGGCATACTCGCGGGCCTCGAGGCCCTGCTCGTCGAGGCCCGGCGCGTGCGCGAACATGGCTTCACGGCCTCCGAGCTCATGCGCGATAAACAGGAGACCGTACGCGCCTACGAGCGGGCGTTCAACGAACGCGAAAACACACAGTCCGCCCGATTCGCCAACGAATACGTCGCCTACTTCCTGGAATCCGAGCCGACGCCGGGCATCGCGTACGAATACGACCTCGTCCGCCAGCTCATACCGGACATCACGCTGGCCGACGTCAACCGCCGCGCCGCTGAGTTGATATCGGACAGCAATCGGGTGATGCTGGTCACGATGCCCGAAAAAGCCGGCCTCGTCCCGCCCTCAGAAGCGGACCTTGCCGCCGTCTTCGCCGCCGCCGAAAGCACACCGATCACGCCGTGGGTCGATGCCGTGAGCGAGGCCCCCTTGATGGCCAGCCTTCCCACACCGGGCTCGATCGTCGAGCGGACAGGGATCGACTCGCTGGACGTCACCGCGCTCACGCTTTCGAATGGCATCCGCATCTACCACAAACCCACCGACTACAAGGACGACGAGGTGCGCTTCAGCGCCACCAGCCCGGGCGGCACCTCGCTCGTGGACGACGATGCGTACTTCACCGCGTCGAGTGCAGCGATGCTGGTAGGGCAGAGCGGAGTGGGTCCGTTCGACCCCATCGAGCTCGAAAAGGCCCTCTCCGGCAAGGTGGTCTCGGTGGCGCCGTTTATCAGCTCGTACGACGAAGGCCTGGGCGGCGGCGCTGCGCCCGCCGACCTCGAAACCATGTTCCAGCTCATCCACCTCTACTTCACGGCCTCGCGGGTGGACAGCTCGGCCCTGACGTCCTACCAGAACCGAATGCGCGCCTACCTGCCCAATCGGGCCTCGACGCCGCAGGGGGTCTTCCAGGACTCGCTCGTCCAGGCCCTCTACGCCGGCCACCCGCGCGCCCGCGTCCCCACGCTGGATATGGTGGAGACGCTCGATCTCGATGCCGCCCACCGGTTCTATCAGGACCGCTTCGCCGACGCGAGCGATTTTATCTTCACGTTTGTAGGCAACTTCGATCCGGACACCCTCGAAGCGCTGGCACAGACCTACCTGGGCAGCCTGCCGGCCCCGCGCCGAGGCGATGCCTGGCGGGATGTCGAACCGTCGATTCCGAACCGCCTCGTCGATGTTTCCGTGAGCAAAGGCATCGCGGACCAGAGCCAGGCGCTGCTCATTTTCCACGGGCCGACGGACTACACCCGCGAGAGCCGGCACGCCCTCCGGTCCATGGTCGATGTCTTTAACATCCTCCTCCGCGAAGACCTCCGCGAGGCGCGCGGCGGGGTGTACAGCGTTTCCGCCCAATCCAGCATCGACGAGAAGCCCCGACCTGAGTACCAGATCTCGGTCAGCTTCACGTGCGACCCCGCGCGCGTCGATGAGCTCGTCGCCGCCGTGTTCGATCAGATCGAGTCGCTCAAAACCCTCGGATCCTCCCCCGAAAACCTGGAGAAGATCAAGGAGCAGCAACGCCGGAGCCGGGAGACGCAGAAGGAGACCAACGGCTTCTGGACGGGGATTCTGGATTTCTACAGCACCCATCCCGACGAGGACTGGCTGGACGTCTTCCGCTATGAGGAGATGATCGAAGCCATCGACGCCGGCGACATCCAGGCCGCCGCGCGGCAGTATTTCGACGAAAGCCGGTACGTCCGCGCCGTGTTGTACCCCGAGGCCGCGCCCGTCGCGCCCGGCTCGAATTGA